From one Bacillota bacterium genomic stretch:
- a CDS encoding bifunctional enoyl-CoA hydratase/phosphate acetyltransferase: MLKNLDELRHIIKDVKRKKMAVVFAHDDAVMNAVNDACKLNIIEPILIGDSAIISKYIQELSLEPPYQIIEEQNPESATKIALDLVNAGEVELIMKGLIDTKILLKGVVNKEYGIREATLLSHVGIVSFPTLDRVLFATDGAMNIEPNVEEKIMLVQNAVFLAKRLGYHCPKVGMVSAVEKVNPKIKSTLDAKEVVDYFNKDANKGFLIDGPFAIDNLVSMESVHHKGIVSDVAGVADILVFPNLDGGNIFYKTSVFLASGDSAGIIIGAKVPIILTSRADSRISKLNSILLAVVNQDGLLAISH, translated from the coding sequence ATGCTTAAAAATCTTGATGAATTAAGACATATCATTAAAGATGTAAAAAGAAAAAAAATGGCAGTAGTTTTTGCCCACGATGACGCAGTAATGAATGCAGTAAATGACGCATGCAAATTAAACATTATCGAACCAATTTTGATTGGAGATTCTGCGATTATTTCAAAGTATATTCAAGAACTTTCTCTTGAGCCTCCTTATCAAATCATTGAAGAACAAAACCCTGAAAGTGCTACTAAAATAGCACTTGATTTGGTGAACGCTGGTGAAGTTGAGTTAATTATGAAAGGGCTTATTGATACCAAAATTTTATTAAAAGGTGTCGTAAACAAAGAATACGGAATCCGAGAAGCCACACTTTTATCGCATGTAGGAATTGTAAGTTTTCCAACTCTTGATCGAGTTTTGTTTGCAACTGATGGAGCTATGAATATTGAACCGAATGTAGAAGAAAAAATTATGTTGGTTCAAAATGCTGTCTTTTTAGCTAAAAGATTAGGGTATCATTGTCCAAAAGTTGGAATGGTTTCTGCAGTAGAAAAAGTGAATCCAAAAATTAAATCTACCCTTGATGCCAAGGAAGTAGTAGACTACTTTAATAAAGATGCTAACAAAGGATTCTTAATTGATGGTCCATTTGCGATTGATAATCTTGTATCAATGGAATCTGTTCATCACAAAGGCATTGTTAGTGATGTTGCAGGTGTAGCTGATATTTTAGTTTTTCCTAATTTAGATGGTGGAAATATTTTTTATAAAACTTCTGTGTTTTTAGCTTCTGGGGATTCTGCAGGAATTATCATTGGAGCAAAAGTTCCCATTATACTTACAAGTCGAGCAGATTCAAGAATTTCAAAACTAAACTCAATCTTATTGGCGGTGGTGAATCAAGATGGATTACTTGCAATTAGTCATTAA
- the buk gene encoding butyrate kinase, producing MKMDYLQLVINPGSTSTKVAIFINDKLIQESNLKHDVHELKKFPTIIDQLNFRKQIITNFLTECRYAPENIDVFVGRGGMLKPLKHGGAYLITEEMLSDLKTCKYGSHASNLGALIASDFAKPLNKPAYIVDPVCVDEIDDLARVSGLKGIERTSVFHVLNQRAIARKHAKFLGKEYSDLNLIVCHLGGGISVGLHKKGKVVDVNNALGGDGPFSSERAGTLPSFPLVDICFSGIYSKEQVKKMLVGNGGLVSYLGTSNGLEIDKRIKAGDEEAEFYFKAMAYRVVKEIGSLYFVASGKIDGVVITGGLANNQIFINYLKDYIHPIIPISIYPGEDEMRALAEGTLRVLQNQDITQVY from the coding sequence ATCAAGATGGATTACTTGCAATTAGTCATTAACCCAGGATCTACTTCAACAAAAGTAGCAATCTTTATTAACGATAAATTAATTCAAGAATCAAATCTAAAACATGATGTTCATGAGTTGAAAAAATTTCCAACGATTATTGATCAACTCAATTTTAGAAAGCAAATCATTACCAATTTTTTAACAGAATGCCGATATGCACCTGAGAACATCGATGTGTTTGTTGGAAGAGGAGGAATGCTTAAACCTTTGAAACATGGTGGAGCATACTTAATAACTGAAGAGATGCTTTCTGACTTAAAGACATGTAAATACGGGTCTCACGCATCAAATCTTGGAGCCTTGATTGCTTCTGATTTTGCAAAGCCTTTAAATAAGCCCGCCTATATAGTTGATCCAGTCTGTGTAGATGAAATTGATGATTTAGCTCGAGTTTCTGGATTAAAAGGCATTGAAAGAACCAGTGTGTTTCACGTGTTAAATCAAAGAGCTATCGCGAGAAAACATGCAAAATTTCTTGGAAAAGAATATTCAGATTTAAACTTAATTGTTTGCCATTTAGGTGGAGGAATTAGTGTTGGACTCCATAAAAAAGGTAAAGTGGTAGATGTAAATAATGCGTTAGGTGGAGATGGTCCTTTTTCTTCTGAACGTGCAGGAACCCTTCCAAGTTTTCCTTTAGTAGATATTTGTTTTTCTGGAATTTATTCGAAAGAACAAGTAAAAAAAATGCTTGTAGGTAATGGAGGATTGGTTTCTTATTTAGGAACTTCTAATGGCCTTGAAATAGATAAGCGAATTAAAGCTGGAGATGAAGAAGCTGAGTTCTATTTTAAAGCAATGGCTTATAGAGTTGTAAAGGAAATTGGTAGTTTATATTTCGTTGCCTCAGGAAAAATTGATGGAGTCGTTATAACTGGCGGGTTAGCTAACAATCAAATCTTTATTAACTATCTTAAAGACTATATACATCCTATCATTCCAATTTCTATCTATCCTGGTGAAGACGAAATGAGAGCTTTAGCAGAAGGGACTTTAAGAGTTCTACAAAATCAAGATATTACACAAGTATATTAA
- a CDS encoding endonuclease/exonuclease/phosphatase family protein: MKIMSFNVRINVEVDKMNSWEYRKDEVAKFINKEHPDIIGLQEPNLEMLDYLMDKLTRYRMVGLPRSNNGEFTPILYDTLKLTLVFTETFWLSDSPNKESRFETSFYIRIATYGLFKTNEDKFISVVNTHLDYQSEEIQCMQMKVILDYLKQKTIYPQVIMGDFNAIPSASIHQLLHENEFKSIYLGEQLLCNTFHGFTGITKGEPIDYIYVSKHLKSIHSKILDQKNTENYLSDHFPVTVEITI; encoded by the coding sequence ATGAAAATTATGTCTTTTAATGTAAGAATTAATGTTGAAGTAGATAAAATGAATTCTTGGGAGTATCGAAAAGATGAAGTTGCCAAATTCATTAATAAGGAACATCCCGATATTATAGGACTTCAAGAGCCAAATCTGGAAATGCTTGATTATTTAATGGATAAATTAACAAGATATCGGATGGTTGGACTACCACGCTCAAATAATGGAGAATTTACACCTATTTTGTACGACACCTTAAAGCTAACTCTTGTTTTTACTGAAACTTTTTGGTTATCAGATTCACCTAATAAAGAAAGTAGATTTGAAACGAGTTTCTACATTAGAATTGCCACATATGGGTTATTCAAAACAAACGAAGATAAATTCATAAGTGTAGTTAATACTCATCTTGATTATCAAAGTGAAGAAATTCAGTGTATGCAAATGAAAGTAATTCTTGATTATTTAAAACAAAAGACAATTTATCCACAAGTTATTATGGGAGATTTTAATGCCATTCCTTCTGCAAGCATTCATCAATTATTGCATGAAAACGAATTTAAAAGCATTTATCTTGGCGAACAATTACTTTGCAATACTTTTCATGGGTTTACTGGAATTACCAAGGGAGAACCCATTGATTACATTTATGTTTCAAAGCATTTAAAATCGATTCACTCCAAAATATTGGATCAAAAAAATACAGAGAATTATTTATCAGACCATTTTCCCGTTACAGTCGAAATAACGATTTGA